The sequence below is a genomic window from Mycobacterium sp. ITM-2016-00316.
CCGGCGCGTCAGGTGGACAACAGCTCACCCGGTGGGGCGGATATAACCCGTGAGCCCAGGTTGCGGCCAGGTCTCGGCGCGGTCGCTTCACGTGCGCTTTTGTGGAAACTCCACAAAAGAATAAGACAAGGTTCATAATCTCTTACACCGCACTATGGGCCTCTCACAGTGTTTTCTTAATCCGTGCCCCAAAAGAATGTGCTTGCGCTGCTTGCGCCCGGACAGGGCTCGCAGACCCCCGGCATGCTCACCTCGTGGTTGGAGCTGCCCGGGGCGGCCGACCGACTGAACGTGTGGTCGGAGATCAGCGGACTGGATCTGGCCCGCCTGGGTACCACCGCGACCGCGGAGGAGATCACCGATACCGCGGTGACCCAGCCGCTCGTGGTGGCCGCGACGCTGCTGGCACACGAAGAACTGACCAAGCGCGGCCTCATCGCCGATAAGTCCGCCGCCGTCGCCGGACATTCGGTCGGCGAGATCGCGGCGTACGCCATCGCCGGCGTCATCTCCGCCGATGACGCGGTGAAACTGGCCGCCACCCGCGGTGCGGAAATGGCCAAGGCCTGCGCACTGGAGCCGACCGGCATGGCCGCCGTGCTCGGTGGTGACGAGGCCGAGGTGCTGGCCCGCCTGGAGTCCCTCGATCTCATCCCGGCCAACCGCAATGCCGCCGGCCAGATCGTCGCCGCCGGAGCGGTCGCGGCGCTGGAGAAGCTCGCCGAGGATCCGCCGGCCAAGGCCCGGGTCCGCGTGCTGGCCACCGCCGGGGCGTTCCACACCCATTACATGGCGCCCGCCGCCGAGGGTTATGCCGCGGCGGCCGCCACCGTGGCCACCAACGAGCCCACCGCGACACTGCTGTCCAACGCCGACGGCAAGCCGGTCGAGTCGGCGGCGGACGCGATGACCAAGCTCG
It includes:
- a CDS encoding ACP S-malonyltransferase encodes the protein MLALLAPGQGSQTPGMLTSWLELPGAADRLNVWSEISGLDLARLGTTATAEEITDTAVTQPLVVAATLLAHEELTKRGLIADKSAAVAGHSVGEIAAYAIAGVISADDAVKLAATRGAEMAKACALEPTGMAAVLGGDEAEVLARLESLDLIPANRNAAGQIVAAGAVAALEKLAEDPPAKARVRVLATAGAFHTHYMAPAAEGYAAAAATVATNEPTATLLSNADGKPVESAADAMTKLVAQMTRPVRWDLCNETLRGLEVTAIVEFPPAGTLVGIAKRELKGTPTHAVKAPSDLDGLAEL